The genomic interval tatttttgtattttctcttctctagCACACTTAATAGGTGTGCTTCAGCACTGAAACCAGTAACCTTAACCCACTGATTTAACTCAACTTTCTAGTTAAATATCAGGTAGGTATCAGTTCTACCAGGTGTGGTAGAGGAAAGAACATGCGAGAAGTGATCTAAACAGTGGGACCCCAGCACTAGCAATGGCAACCCCTGTAGTTGTGTAGTTAATGATTTATTATGTTGAATATGGCTAATATGAAATGACTCATCTTTCATGCCATGCATTGACATGTTCTGGTTAAGGATATTTCTTGGCTGTAATCAAATAGACCCATTGTTCATTATAGAACGCAAAAAGTACTTTCTAGTAGTAGCTCCTCACTAAGCTTTTGTGGAAGATTTAGTCCATGTGTTGCCCTAACTAAGAGTGTATCACTGATTCCACCAACTTCAACAGctgtcctttctctctcacccacacatCTGCGCCAGGGGCTGGTTGCACCAGCTGTATGCATGTACAAATGTAGGCTAGTTAGAATGCAAGTATGTTTCTGCATTACTAAATCAAAACAGGTTACAccacacaaactagttttaCATTGAGCTTAGTGTCCAGTTAATATTTTTACTCTCTCCTAAGCAGGTACACGTTAGTGaaacagaaaccacataaataaGATCTTAAACTTGACCTGCCTTTTTATGGTTAAgataactaaaaaaaactaagtGTGTAATGGGCTGTGCTTTTTctcacaagttttttttttaaataaaggaattTAATTGAGTTGGTTAAGTTTCAGAATGTACAATTCGTTTCCCATTCAGTGTAGTCCATATATGGAGATTAAGCTGCGATAGCAGCATTAAGCAGCACATTTTgaaatcagtgtttttgtgatgtcacaaaaatcaaaAGACTTACAAATAGGTACCTGTTCAATCTATAGccgtttagccctgcccattcatacTGATGTTATAAGGTGTGTTTTAGCCAGAACTGCTTTTTGTCTAAGGCACAATCCAGGGCAGAGCttgtttacatatatatcagttttaaagacaCTGTAACAGAAACTGCATGTTTAAATTTAAAGGATAAAGACAggttggaaatggtcatgtaaacgtgaagtatgactgtttttggtacacaaacaaaaaaaaagagaaatgttgAGAGAGTTACGAAAACCTTGTGCAACATAGTCCGAGTGCTTATCCTTAACTTTTATTCTTGAAACTGCAGCAGGGAACACTTGGTTGCAGTGATCATCCTGGACTGTTTCTCTGCTGTATAAGTCAggagtgttggtgtgtgtttgtgggtttctgacaaacaaaaacctgttCCTTATACAAGCTTAGGGGAAAAGAAGTGACTTCAAACGCGCAGCCCCCTTTTTGTTGGCTAAGCAGAAGATGAGGGTCAGCTGACAAGATAGAAACAGCtgtccactgtgtgtgtgtgtgtatgtacgcGCACTGAGAGTGAGCAGGAGCAGGAAATTCCAGCTGGGGGGAGAATGAGGGCTTTGTTCTGCGCGTgttgagtgtgtgcgtgtgcgctgCGTCCATTGGCTGCAGCAGGCGAACATGTGGCCGTTCAGAGGAAGAGTGCAGCAGGAAGTCCCGTCACCCTCTCAAACACAATCACAGGAAGGAGTGGTGGCCTGCCTAacacactctccctcactcaaATACACTCTAACTCACACTCCTTCAGCGCAGGCCTGATAAGAGCCTGCAGCACCTGTGCTGCTCTTTCCATCTTCCTCACCAATATGAATTCTGCACAAATACGTTTGTCTTTCAGTTAACTTTCAAATGTCTGAATCTCTCAAACTGTAtggcagcagtgctgagaatggtctgccacccaaataatatctctTCAGCAGTGTTCCCTTTCCATTGACAGGCAGGGGAGGGGTGAGAAGTGGCTGCAAtattgtggtaaaaaaaaaaagtcagagaccaccctttttaaatttttagtcaaaatgaccattgttcatttttcattttaacagaaGATTATATAGAAGCTGcaataattaaatgtaatacTGAAATTTTTAGCATTGTGTCCATCCTTTGCCTTTAATAGAGCTTCCATACTTTTGGGAGACTTTCTTACAATTtctcaaagaaacctgcagggatatttttgcaCACCTGCAAAGTCTTTGGTCACATTTTCTACTTCTGTAACAgatcaagtaatcccaaatacatACAAACAGTAATGTTGTTGTGTTGACTGGATTCTGAAAAcactagcagcttctttgttttgcacattttctttgtttttgtcagtGTCTATTAGTTAGTAATGGCTTCCTGatggctacacatcctttcagattcattcaggaaacacctgtttttttcatatattttttctttgattttcccATTCATATGCATTCCACATGCAAGTTTATtatgaatcatttcctaaaaaATATCTCTTTATAAATGTATAACTTGTACTTCATAGTagttttgactggatattaaataaatgaaaggaggTATCTAACagcacaatactgtatatagtagatgtttctgaaaaaatgactaaatgaaatgaatgtagGTACGAGTATACACATCAGACAGTGACACCCTTTCCAATTTAGatagtttgtgtttataaaaAGTTAAGAATTCAAATCAATATTAACTTCTAAAGATCATCTTGGATGGATATTACTCATTGTTGACTATAGTTTTTGTGTGGTTTCGAACTGTATCTGTCATAATTACTGTGCTCAgctaataattttaaaatgattgaCACGTCTCTTGTATTTCCCACAGTTCTGCCACCAGTTCTGGTGCCTCGGAACAGTGAATTTAATGCCAAGCTGTCCATGCTGCCACGCTTCCGTAACCCGTTGCATCAGACGGAGCCGCATATGCCCCAGAATGCCACGTTCCCAGACTCCTTCCCCCAGCAGCCAGCCGGCAGCCTGCCGTTCACCCCCAGCTCACCCACCAACAGCTATCCGGGTTCCCCCAACAGCGGTACAGGAAGCTCTGCCCCATTTCCCCACTCTCCATCCAGCTCGGACCCTGGCAGCCCTTTCCAGATGCCAGGTGGGTTGTAGTGGGAGTCCCTTTGCATTGCTGTTTGTGTTAGAAGCatgaaatttgagatttgatTCCTAAAGATTTGAAATCAAGATAGTTGTGAGGTTGGAGATTTACATGTCTAGTCATTACtgtaaatgtttcagcattATCTTTTTGGAACTTCTTACCAGTTACTTGTAACAGACTTACGAGTAagtaaaagaaaaggaaagcaaACTACTATGGTTTCTTCAACATGTCAGGTATCATACCTTCTTTTccctgctttaaaaaaaaatcttcatctGCAATAGCAGTAATTTAGAAAATCCCTCCATTCACATAAGAGCACAAAACCCAGAAGGCTCACATGAGCGTGACAGCCCAATAGAGGATGATAATACATCAGAAAATTTAATGTTATGCTCTTGTGGTAACAAGAAGAACATTATGATCATGCGTAGTGTGCGAAATAAAGCGCACCACGAGACAGAAGCAGAGAGTTTCTAACAAAGTGACTgtacaaacacagtgacaaatacTGTAGGCTTTGACTTGCAGGCCACCAGACCTCAGTAATTCGATACTTTGCACTTAAAGTCTGATTTCTGGCAGCATTGGAGGGGTTTCATTCCTAAACACGTTACAGACTATTTGAGGAATTTTCGTTCTTTCTTATGTTGTTGGAAGTGGGAAATGTTAATAGTATATTATGAAATGTTAATGGTATATTATGAAAAATACCAACTTTTGTTAGAGAATTGAATGTGTTTTCAAAAACCCATTATATCCAAAATTACTAGAAATTATTATTGATCATTTTTGAGTAAAACTCTTCATTTTCAAAAGCTGTGTGTTGAATGTATACATGTGAAGGAGTTTTCAAAAACCTCAGTTTTTAATGATTGAAAACCTTGTTTTCATGTGGACAGGGaggacaaaaacattttaaaaatatatatgtgtggaTAGTACCTAAATGTATGTTCTTTGAGATTGTCTTATGAGCCTCACTTTAAACATGTGCGTGTCGGCCTTGTAGAAACTCCCCCACCTGCATATATGCCTCCTGAGGAGCCGATGACACAGGACTGTCCTCAGCCAATGGACACCAACTTGCTGGGCCCCAACATGCCTCTTGACCTCAACAACCGGCCAGgtagacacacacgcacacgatCGTATGCACATGGCCCTTACCATTCATCACCTACACTGACATACATACTGCTTGACATCAGCCACTTATAACTGTCAGCAGCTGTTGGCCTGCGATACAGGTGCAGGAAGtcctgatacacacacacacacacacacacacacacacacacacatacagaagcTGTTTTTCAGTGTATCTCGTTTTTCAGTTGTGTTCAGTTGTGCAGTACACAGTATGTCATGCTGCTATACCTTATATTGAATAAATTAAGTGACTCATGGTTTAAATTAGCAAGTAATTATATTTTCAGTGATGGTGTTCCTGCGTTAGATCTGTTTGGCTGAGAATGGAGTCCTGTACAAACTGGTTCAGCTTCTCCAAATCTTAGTTCAGAATCAGGTCACTTGGTGTGAGTTACCAAAGAATACAAGAAATGATCTCGTTAATGACCTACAGCTTCACTGCAGAATTTGTTTAACTTTAGAACAAGGGTTgagcgatatggcaaaaatattacatgatacttcaagacatatgcatcacaatatttaatttttctaaGATTTGACTGGAACAGACAAATAAGACCCTGTAGTGCTACATGtaaaaatactactactaataaaaaCCTACAGCtacaagaaaaaacagaaaaaaaagctggcagaaaaaaatgcagtttacataaaataaactaaaattatTACACTGTGTAGTCTACAGTACCAGCATTCTGGCATTCTCAGCAACAGAGAACTGTTGGTCATCAGAgcaattaattatattatttttttagttatATATGGCATTGTGatgctttctgcttctgttactgtattctgaatattgAACTGTTTTATAGTGCTCTCAGACCTCTAGtggagatgtttctgagcaTTGCACCTTCTGAGCAATTGCTCCTTCTTGATATTTCCCATGAACAGTGAATACAAACCATTAGTCTAATGTCCCTAGAAGAAAGttaactgaacaataaataaaataataaataaaaatgaaaaatctttccctgtttttgccatttttttgtcAGTTCCCACAGTTTTTATGGTGTCTATTTGGATCAGACCTGTATAGCATATATAGTGGAGCTGCAGTGTGTTATTTAGACATTGACAACACTTTGCTGACTGATTTGTGGCCAAAAACTCAATACGCTGTATAACAATAGAGGACAATAGGCTGTACAGTCGTTAGGGAGGTGTGcagggggacagagagacagagagttgttgaaatgtttgtGGAAGTGGCAGTAGAGTGGGACTTTTAGAGTTGAGCTCAAGCTGCATCCTGTGTAGCAGTGCTGGGTGCTGCTCCATTGTGAGCGAGCTGATGGGAAAGGGGTAGACAAAACACACCTGCAGCCCAGTGGCACACAGCGCAGGAAGCAGTGAGAGGTATGTGCTGGATAAACAGCCTCTGGGCTCCCTTGGGTTGGGTGGTGGTAGGTACTGGCATATACTGTGATGCATTTCTGAACAAACCATGGCATCAGGGAGGGTATTTGAGCTAGCTTAGTTTTTCTGTTGATCATAATTGCTagttccccccccccccctccttatTACTGATTATTTGAAACCTGTGAAGTTGCACAGGACATGCAAATTAGAATTGTTTCAAATGTTTGTCTGTAGCCAGTTTGGTTTTAGATTTGATTccgagtaatcccaaacacattcattaaatggagagatctggactctggggtggacagtgtattgctctgagaacaccagcagcttcttggtCTGATTTTTGAACGTacttctttttgtctgtttcctttcctCAGTAACAGCCTCTTGAGTGATTAACATATTATATTTAATCTTCTCAGggaaatctcctgaaaaatgaatggcgtaatggccattttgactggaaattgattAAAGGACATTACTGTatagtaacaaaaataaataattctctctgtgtgtgtgtgcgtaaacTTCCTCTGCAGATGTGCAGTCGGTGGCTTATCAGGAACCTAAGCATTGGTGCTCCATTGTGTACTATGAGCTGAATAACCGTGTGGGAGAGGCTTTCCAGGCCTCTTCGACCAGCGTGCTGGTGGACGGCTTCACTGACCCTTCCAACAACCGCAACCGCTTCTGCTTGGGCCTGCTGTCCAATGTGAACCGCAACTCCACTATCGAGAACACCCGCCGCCACATCGGCAAAGGTTTGAATGCATCACTATCTGGTTCCGGTTTCCCCACTTTAATCCTGCAGTTCATATTCACTAACCTCACAGTATTACTTGGTAGCAGTGTTTGCGACACAGATTGttattaataacaacaaaaattaTTGATACGTGAGTTAATGTGATAACTTGTTGATAAAGTGTTTCTCTGATTAATATATTTGATTGAACTCAGGCTGCTGTTTGCTTTAGATATGTCCAGAATGATAAACAGTGCTGTATatttgaaatgactgaaaaagctctataacatCAAGAATGAATGTCTAATATTTGACTTATGATATATAATTTTCTAATATATTTGAGCCCCAGAATGCCTCAAATGCGGATCAAATTTTAAGGAAGTTAATGTGACAAATTAGATTAGAAAGATAATTGAAGTTTGTCATTTAACTACTTCTTGTATTTCCTAAAGTACTTGAAATAGTTGAAGTAAATTGATTTTGTAATTGATTGAACATTTTGAGGCATTACCAGTGCTTTTGGTGTCTAGTTTGTAGTACTAGTGTTGTGTGCGTTGTTATAAGAAATAGCAATAGTGGTCATATGAAGTGAGTTCAGACTTCTCTGATATGGTAATACTGGGGTTTATTTCATTGCATTGTGCCTTTGTCTGGCAGGTGTTCACTTGTACTACGTCGGGGGTGAGGTGTATGCTGAGTGCCTCAGCGACAGCAGCATCTTTGTCCAGAGCCGCAACTGCAACTACCACCATGGCTTCCACCCCACCACCGTCTGCAAAATCCCCAGCGGTTGCAGCCTCAAAATCTTCAACAACCAGGAGTTTGCCGAGCTGCTGGCCCAGTCAGTCAACCACGGCTTTGAGGCCGTCTACGAGCTGACCAAGATGTGCACCATCCGCATGAGCTTTGTGAAGGTAGTGTGTCTGCTGCAGTTAGTGCTCACTTGCTTTCGGTTCATACAGTTAAAGGAAACACGAAAAAGAAAACTCTTAAGGCAGTGAAAGGTCACCTGATTACAGTTATCTGCTGATGGAGTATTGTTAATATTAGTGTGCCTAACTTAACTAACTTTCAGTTCACCCCATTCCTTTTAGCAAAAAAATTGACTAATTTGGCCATTCATTTTCAGAACAATTATTTGAATCCAGATAAATAAGTGAACTGAATTGACCTGGAATTGATGGAATTCACCCTGACTCTGTCAGAGAAGTTGTACAAAGGTGGCATTTGTTTGTCACTCATTTGACAAATATGCTTGATTGATTAAAATGATTGTAACCAGggttattatgttttattttagtgtattAGATTTAAGAGTGCATTCATAGTTTTAatcttttagattttatttttagtattaTGGTGAAACATGTTAGAAACTGGACCAAAATGGACTGATGAGTTTTACAGTGCAAATATTAGCACAACAGTAGATTTTGCTCAACTAGGTTGCTCAAAGACATTGCTATTACATTACTCATAGATGATACCATTACACTACTCAAGACATCACTAATACAGTGCTCAAAGAATACATTACTTGAAGACATAAGCAATACATCGccaatacagtacagtaacatTAGCATTAAATTACTCAAAAACCTTGGCATTTACTAGCTTTTTAAGGTTTTGATATAAAAGGGATCCTATTGTAGTCTGTTGTTCTTTGCTA from Pygocentrus nattereri isolate fPygNat1 chromosome 5, fPygNat1.pri, whole genome shotgun sequence carries:
- the smad1 gene encoding mothers against decapentaplegic homolog 1; its protein translation is MNVTSLFSFTSPAVKRLLGWKQGDEEEKWAEKAVDALVKKLKKKKGAMEELERALSCPGQPSSCVTIPRSLDGRLQVSHRKGLPHVIYCRVWRWPDLQSHHELKALECCEFPFGSKQKDVCINPYHYKRVDSPVLPPVLVPRNSEFNAKLSMLPRFRNPLHQTEPHMPQNATFPDSFPQQPAGSLPFTPSSPTNSYPGSPNSGTGSSAPFPHSPSSSDPGSPFQMPETPPPAYMPPEEPMTQDCPQPMDTNLLGPNMPLDLNNRPDVQSVAYQEPKHWCSIVYYELNNRVGEAFQASSTSVLVDGFTDPSNNRNRFCLGLLSNVNRNSTIENTRRHIGKGVHLYYVGGEVYAECLSDSSIFVQSRNCNYHHGFHPTTVCKIPSGCSLKIFNNQEFAELLAQSVNHGFEAVYELTKMCTIRMSFVKGWGAEYHRQDVTSTPCWIEIHLHGPLQWLDKVLTQMGSPHNPISSVS